The genomic DNA TATAATAAAGATCCTTACGCTTTATCGAGCATGTTCCAGGTTTACCTTCCTTTTTGGATGGCATTTACAGAAGATGGGGAATATGGTTTTCATGACCTCATCGTATGGCCGGAGGGTCATGCAGATATGCCACAGGGCGGCAAAGAAAGCATTGCGAGCATTGGCAATGCCGTTTCCCCCGGCTGCGTACGTCACGATGCCAAAAACTCCAAATATATCTACAATTGGGCAGAAATTGGAACGCCTGTAGTTATCCATTAAAAACATCAAAAAACACTTCTCGGCATGAGAAGTGTTTTTGATTTTATGCGATTGATGCAAATGTTTCTTTTAACACTTCCGCCGTATGTTGCAAGTTTTTTTGCTCCTCTTCATTTAATTCTATACATAAGCGTCCTTCTATGCCATTACAACCCACAACTGCCGGCATACTGAGACACACATCATCAATACCATACGCACCTTCTATTGCATGTGATACGGGAAGAACAGACTTTTTATCATGTACGATCGTTTGAACGAGGTGTGCACAACCAGCGCCAATTGCATAATATGTTGATTGTTTCCCCGCAATGATCGTATATGCCGCATTTTTTGCCTCTTCAAAAATTTTTGTTTTATCATCATCATTGAGACGATTGCAAGTCCCCAGTTTCATGTTGCCAATCGATGCCATACTCCAAACAGGAAACTCGCTGTCTCCATGCTCGCCAAGAATATATGCATGAATACTTTTTGGATCGATATCCATCTTTAAGCCGATAAGCTCGCGAAAACGTGCCGAATCAAGGAGTGTTCCTGTGCCCATGATTCGATCCTTTTTATCGGGAAAGAGTGATATCGCCAGCTTCGTAAGCACATCCACAGGATTTGTGACCATGACAAGGATTGTGTTGGGATTTTTTTCAAATACTTGTGGCACAATACCTTTGATAATTGCCGCGTTTTTTTGCACGAGATCAAGACGCGTCTCACCGGGCTTCTGTGCCGCGCCACATGTGATCACCACCACATCACTATCAGCACAATCATCATATGTGCCCACCTTCACATCCGTGCGCCCCACAAACGGCACAGAATGTTGCAGATCCATCACCTGCGCCTTCACAAGCTCTTCGTTGAGATCCATCAACGCAATTTCTTCCACAATATCCTGTAATACCAAACTATACGCCACAGTGGACCCCACCATCCCCGCCCCAATGATCGTCACTTTGTTTTTCATATGTTTTTTATATGTAAATTATTTTTTAATTATACCACATTTTCCAATTCACTTTATAAAATTAAAAGCAGTAATGTTTCTTACTGCTTTCGATTTTTTTCATATTTCCTCCTTTTTCCAGGATTTGTCCTGACGATTATAAGCTCTTTTACCTTGTGGTGTTCCGTGTGCACCACCACGATGACGCAGGGTTTCCACCGTTTCCGCGTGCAGTTTTACCGGCACACGCTCCAAAACAAACACAAGCTTCTTTCTTTTCATTTCCTTTCTCCTTTTTTAGTTAGGATAAACAACATTTTCTTGTAAAATTTTTGTCTCACATTTTGAGTCACCTTTTTCATTGTCAAATGATATTGTGGATCATCATATGGTCGGGGTATATACATTATTTTCATAATTTTACATTAATATTCCCTCTAAGAAACCTCTTGCCAATAAAGTTTTTTAGAGAGAAGGGATCGCTGTAAATATACAACGATCCCCCTATAGAACATCCAACCTAACTAGCTGGTAAAAACTCCATATTATTGAACTCATCCATATTTTTAAAACGAATAAAATATGGATGAAAGTGCCTCGGCATTCTCCGCGGTCCGGCAGGTTGCTGTGCAAAGATAAAATCCTTGCGCTCAGCGACCCTGCGAATATCGACAAGATAATAGACATTCTCGCGAATTTCATCTGCAGGTACAGATCCTTCTGTTGCTGCAGGAATCACGTGAACGACTTTTCCGTTCACATAAACCGTCACAACTTTTAGGATCAAATTTACTATCGTAATTTTTTCCATGACGTTCTCCTGTGTTGTATTATTGAACTTAACTGCGTGATATTTTCCCTCTACAATATTTCTTTTTTTGTCATTCCGGACTTGATCCGGAATCTTAAAAAAATATTGTAGAGAGAGATGAGAAGGTATAGATTTCTACACCTTCTCATCAGCCACATTCTTTCCCTGTGGCACGGGGACATTGTTCTTCCGGGCTGCAGCACGAATCGCACTGCCCAGAGAAACAGTTAACGGTTTACTCGGCCGGCACGTACGCTGGCGGAGCTCCTTTGCCGGGATAAAGCCAACTATTTTTGCCATTAACCGACCTCCTTTGGTTAAATTTCACACGCACATTATGTAGCGTGTGTACTACATTCATCAGCTTTTTTTACGTGGGCTTCCTCCACAGTATACGTCCGTTAATTTTCAAAGCCGGACGGAGGATTTCTCTCCTCAGTCGGGGTTGCATCTGGGACATGAAACATCATCCCAGAGACTAAACAGACGTCCGCATTCCGCGCAGAGCCTGTCCCCCTCATGCACATATGCCAAGTGATCAACCCACATCTGCGGGTTATCACTTTTCTTGGCACGAGACAATCGCTGTCGGCGACGTCTCTCCTGAGATTCTATTTTTTTATCTCTCATGATCCACCTCCTCAGGTGTTGAGATAGAACCGGGGTGAAAAGTGCCGCGTTTCCCTTTCACGGAAACATGCCCATCCATCGTTATCGAACCAACGATTGATGGCGTCTTTTCACCTCTCACATAACAGATGCTTCCAGGAGCAATTCCTCTCGCCTTAATCTCAGCGAGACGATTATCGATCACCTGCTGATGAATGATTTTCCCGATTTGTCGGTACAACGAAAATCGTACCGCGATCGGTATGGCATCAGGATTGAGATGGGGATAATGACTTATTACCACCTTCCGATACCACTCATTTTTCATGACAAAAGTTTTTCCCATGATCACTCCTCCGTATTTGATTTTTTTGGTTTTTTCCCTCTAACATTCCACAAATCCAAATTTATGAAATTTTAGAGAAAGGAGATGGTTTTCATTAAAAACCATCTCCACGTCGTGCATTTGCTCGGGGACGATGATGTGTCGTTTTTCCCTCCGCTTGAATATCTTCTTCTTGAAGATTTTTTTCCTACGAGGCGCACATACCCCGCGATCCTTCCCATTGTTTTGGGATTGCGAGTGGAAGCTCGCTACTTCAGAAGGCCGGATTAGCCATATTGCTTCTTTGGGTTATGAGGAGAGTGCTCTCATAATTTACCCCAAAGCCTTACACCGGAGGAACATCATCGCCCCCGTTTCCCTTTTTCAACTGCATCCGGCCAAGATGTCAGTGAAGTGAGCTTCCAACTCACGATACCGGCATCTCAGGGATGTGATGCCACTCTCTCTGTCATTTCACAAAAATTATGCGCAATGACAGAGAGAGATGAATTGATCTTTAGCTCGAATTTCTTTTCATATGCCACCCATGGTTGTTTTTGCAAGAGAATTATTTCCCTCTAATATATTACGAATTATCATGAGATATTAGAGGGGAATAATTATTTTTTGAATCAAGTGTGACAATCGATAAATAATATGAAACAATCAAGAGGATATGATTTCAATATTTTTTGAAACCTTTTTTTCCATATCTCAAATTCTTTTTCGTTACTTTCACCCACGCGTATAAAATATTGGTCACTTGTAATCATTTTACAATCTGGAGTAAAAATAGCATGTTCAACAAATTCTTCATTCTTGAGCACATCTTCAATCATACAAACATCATAAACATTCCAATAATCAAACATTCCATGAGGATTTTTATCACGCATAACATAATATCTGCCATTTTCAATGCCACTGGATAGATCACAATTCCAATTCTTTATTTTTTCCAAAATTGATTTTTTATTGTTTATATCCGTACTCCCATTCTTCAATATTCTGTCAACCTCATCCTGAGCATAATAAACCTTATATGGCTTCACCTTTTTGTCTATATCATAATGATTAAGAGGTTTAAAAAGCTTTCCTGTAAAATAATTCATAAAATTATACTTGTCATTTTCTATTTTATTTTTTACATCCTCTCTGAGACTAAATTCAAATGGTATTACGGCAACAATTGTATAATGCATATTTTTGTCAAAATCTATAAACGTAATTACACTATTATTCCTCTAATATCTTACAAAAATATTTTATAAAATATGAGAGAAAAGCGAAGTTTTCTCGTTGAAATAATGATCCTATTTTATCCAATCCATAGAAACAAAGATTGGACAAAAAAAATAGCGCGTTTCGTGTCACACCTGGCAGCAAATGGTCAGACACGATTGGTGTTTGGAAGAATCAATATTCTTCCGCGAGGAGAAGTGACTGCCAGATCACACTACCTCTTACACTACAACTTGCACGAGAGTCATTAGATACTCTGCGATTGCTTGTTGCTTTTGCTTGATTTTGGTATTCTTTTACCAAAATGTTCGCAAGGGATCTCCGTATGTGGAGCGCTACCTCCCACCGACCCCCGGTATTAGCATCATTCATATATCGAAAGATACTAATATCGAATGTCGACAGAATATAAATTATTAATGTGTGTATATTTTTCCTCAAATAATTTCAAATAATATTTTAGAAATTAGAGAAAAGCGAAGTTTTCTCGTTGAAATTTTACAGGATGTGTTGATCCCAACCTTGTTTTTTGCCCGGAATTGTGACAAGGATGTTCCCGTTTGTTTTTCATCGGCTTGGCGGGAGTCCGATTACGCTTGCGTTACTCTGCAGGCTTGGGGATGGCTTTCTTCCCCTTGGCAGGCCCGGTACGACCACTCAGGCTTTTGCCAAACTTCTCCAAAAACGGTTGATATTGCATCCGCTCTTGGTTCCGCTTGGCCGCCTCAGCTTCGGATTGTTCTAGCCCATAAAAAGGCACGAACTTTCCTTCAGCTTTTGCCTGCCTGGCGAGCTGTGCCCGACACTTCAGGCACACCGGAGTGGTCACCCACACCCCCTTCTCCTTGCGGAGGGCGAGAGAATGATTGACTGCGGTGCCATTACCAGCGTGTACTGCACAATAATCTTTTCCCATAAGTCACCTCCGTGAAAATGGATTGATCTTGGATGGTTTTTTCGACACTATGCCGAATTTATGTCGGTCATCCATACATACCCCGACAGAAATATTTCATCAGCTTTTTTTACGTGGGCTTCCTCCACTTTTAGGTCGGTTAAATATTCAAAACCCGACCGAGGATTTCTCCCTCTAAAATATTTCTTATGGATTCCCGATCAGGTCGGGAATGACAGGTAAAAAATATTTTAGAGAGAGGAAATATGACATTGCATTATTTCCTACTTCTTGTGACATGTGACCGCTTTGTCTGAGCGTTCTGGAGCTTCCCCAGAATATTATTTGTCAGTTTTTACACCCTCATGACATGGAGGGTTTACCTCATGGAAAAAGGTCGAGGATCGCGATGACTACCTCATCCCGATTATGGGTCATACAAAAATGCTCACGACCCAAACCGTTGATGTAGTACGTTCTCGAACGAATTCCTTTCCGCAGACCCTTACCACAAAAGAGACAGGAATGATCCTTGCGGTTTCTGACGATCTGGGCATTCATAGCGCCCTTGACTACGTTAGGAACTCTCCTCATAGACCCTCCTTGTTATTGATCTGTATTTGTTTAAAATCTCTCTAATACTTCACAAAGGTTTATTTTGAGCATATTGAGACACAAAAAAACTTCGCAAGAAAATTTATGTCCTTTAGGCTAAATATATTTACTATTTAGATAGCCCGATCTCAACCTTTGCGAAGTTTTAGAGAGAGGAAAGCGTGTGAGATTTTTTAAAAAAATTCTCACTTAAGCGTTGGCTTTCCGGGCAACGGTAATATTAAACTTCTCATCTGTGCAATCAGACAAGAAGCACATTGCAAAACGTCGATAACGTTTTGCAATGCCCACAGAGTTTCTTAGTCATCTGTGGGTAGTGTGTGAAAAAATAGTGAACTAGATTGATCATGATAACCGAGTTTGCTATAACTTCACTTTAGTTTGATTTTAAGGCACGTTTCTTGTGCCAAGGGAGACCATCTCCCTCATCAAACAGCCCGCCTGCCCCATATCAACGGTTCTTGGTATAAACCAACCATCTCTAAGAAAGATGGAGGAGTTTGGCTCTGCACGCCTACACACTGCGCTCCGCACGCCTTTATAAATAGGTTATATACAACCTATCACTCGTGTGTATTATCCCAATGCTATAAAGCGACAGGGATTATTAATCGCGTCTTGCTATTACACAAGGAATTCATATTTTTGGGTATTTCCCTCTAATATCTCACAAAATATTATATGAGATCTTAGAGAGAAGAGATATTGATATGATAAATAATATCTCTACAACGAGTTTCATCAGCTTTTTTTACGTGGGCTTCCTCCACAGTATACGTCCGTTAAACATTAAAGCCGGACGGCGGATTTCTCCCCGCGGGTTGATACTATAACTACGGAACGATCACGCCATATGTTGCTAATCTGGCGTGGAGATCATGGATCAGATCCTTGGAAGAAGCTTCAATCCGAATCTCGCCATGATGACCAATCTCACAGCTAATCCATTTTTCCTGCACAAAACAGCGATGTGCAGATGGTGCTTCGAGATCAATATCCTTATGGCATCGCGGACACCTACCCATAAGGCCGATACCCACAAGCCTTCCAATCCGTTTCATTTCAATCATGGTAATCCCCCTAGTTAATTTATTGTAATATTCCCCTCGTTTCTTCCTAAAAATCTGTCATTCTGGACATGATTCGGAATTATGGATCAGTGTTTCATGTTATTAAAGATCCTGAATCGCGCTCAGGATGACAAGAGCGCTTTTAAGAATAAACGAGGGAAATATTAAATTGTTAAAGAAAATGAGAGAAATATCTTTAGTTCATTTAAATTATTGTACTTTTACCACCAATAGCTCATCATCACTGATAAGTAACGGCTTGGTGTGCCTGTAATACATGTGAACTGGTTTCTTGTGAAAAATGGTCGATTATATATTACTAAAAACCTATATTTCACTTATATTGTCACATGTATTACAACCATTCTGCCGATTGGATGTACTTACACCCTCCCGCACAGATCAGTCTTATGTCAAAGTAAAATAACTATCTTTGTTGTGCTACAGCCCTGTGTCATCTCGATCACTTCACTGTAACAACATAGTATATCATGCCAAAATTATTTTGTCAAGTGTCACTGACAATATATAGACATACACGCATTATTATTCTAATTTAAGGCTTTTTTTAAATTTTTATAAGATAATTCGCGTGGACATTTTTAAAAATGATGGCGTGATTTACGCCATCATGCAAAATTTACCGATGGATACGCCGTGCAGAGTTCCACACTGACCTGTTCACGGGTATTGACAATTATTTAAAACCATGCTATAGTGTATCTTGGCTATGGCAGGAACAATATTTCTGTCTATCCGACGAAACATTGTTCTTTAAACATAAACCGCAACCCCTCACAAGCAAGAGGTTGCACAGAAGGAAGAGGCGTTACACAAGAGAGATTGGCTTTCTTGCGTAGCAAAGCTTTTAACTGGCAACCTTAACGTGGAGGTGTTGCTATGGGTTGTTGATATAGACCAAATTGGACCGTGAATGCCTCGTCTCGCTTGTTTAGGAGATGAGGTGTCCAAGACTTCCAATTGGTTTCTATTGACGATT from Parcubacteria group bacterium includes the following:
- a CDS encoding L-lactate dehydrogenase, producing MKNKVTIIGAGMVGSTVAYSLVLQDIVEEIALMDLNEELVKAQVMDLQHSVPFVGRTDVKVGTYDDCADSDVVVITCGAAQKPGETRLDLVQKNAAIIKGIVPQVFEKNPNTILVMVTNPVDVLTKLAISLFPDKKDRIMGTGTLLDSARFRELIGLKMDIDPKSIHAYILGEHGDSEFPVWSMASIGNMKLGTCNRLNDDDKTKIFEEAKNAAYTIIAGKQSTYYAIGAGCAHLVQTIVHDKKSVLPVSHAIEGAYGIDDVCLSMPAVVGCNGIEGRLCIELNEEEQKNLQHTAEVLKETFASIA